CCGGTATCGGTCAGCCGCTGATTGGCCGCCTGCTGCTGTATGACGCGCTGGAGATGAGCTTCGAGACGATCAGGCTGCGCAAGAATCCGGCCTGCCCGGTCTGCGGGCCGAACCCGATAGTCACCGAATTGATCGACTACGAGGCTTTCTGTGGCGTTCCCGCCCACGACCGCAGTACATTCAGCGGTGAGGGTGCGCCTGTGCGGGCGATCACCGTGGATGAGGTCAAAGCCCGACTGGATGCAGGTGATAACCTGCTGATCCTGGATGTGCGCGAACCGCAGGAGTGGGCGATCAGCGCCATCCCCGGCACGCTGCGTATCCCCAAAGGGGAAGTCCTCAGCCGGTTGGAGGAACTGCCGGCGGACCGCGACATTGTCGTCCATTGCCGGACAGGCATCCGTTCGGCGGATGTCATCCGGATGCTGCAGGAGCGCGGCTACACGCGGCTGTACAACATGGCCGGGGGGATAAACGCCTGGGCGCGGCGGATTGATCCCACGCTGCCGGTGTACTGAGCTTTCCGCTCCGCCAGTGCTATAGCTGCCTTGCGCCGGGAACGACTGCTCCCGGCGTTTCTTTTGTTGCCCGGCGGCCGCCCTCTTTGTTGAGGACTGTCGCGGGAAATCTGCCGTTTGCCAGTTGGGCGGGGCTGGCAAGGCATGTTATTGTAGGGGCAGGGGAAGCGGGTGCTGTGCGCCAGCGGGTGAGTCCCCGTTGTGATCGGGCAATCCTACCTCGGAGCGTATGCACACGGATGAACAGGAACAAGAAGCCGCTGTACCTTACGGCGGAGGAAGCCGTCCGGTTTGTCAAATCAGGCGACCGTGTCTTCATGACCGGCAACTGCTCGGTGCCCCGCCAGCTGCTGACCGCGCTGGTGGATTATGCTCCCAGCCTCTCGAATGTCGAGCTGGTGCATCTGCTGACGATCAGCGATGTTGATTATGTGGCGCCGGAACTGGCGGGCCATCTGCGCGTCAATGCCATGTTCATCGGGGAGAATGTGCGGGCGGCGGTCAATGATGGCCGTAGCGACTTTACGCCGATCCTGCTCTCCGATGTGCCGCGGCTCTTCCGGCGCAAGGATAAGTTTCCGATCAACGTCGCCCTGGTGCATCTTAGCCCGCCAGATATCCACGGTTATTGCTCATTTGGGGTCGAGGTGGGCCTGACCAAGACAGCCGCCGAAGTCGCGGACGTGGTCATTGCCGAGGTCAACGCGCAAATGCCGCGTGCGCTCGGCGACAGCATGATTCACCTCAACAATATCGATGTCATCGTTGAGGTGGATTACCCTGTGCCGACCGTGACAATGACTGAAGCTAACGAGTTGCAGCAGCAGATTGCCCGCCACATCGTGGAATTGATCCCGGATGGCGCAACGTTGCAGACCGGGATCGGTGGCGTGCCGGACGCGGTGCTGCGGCTCCTGACCAACCATCGCGATCTGGGGATTCATACCGAGTTGTTTTCAGATGGTGTGATCGATCTGGTGGAACAGGGGGTCATCACCTGCCGGGCCAAGACGCTGCACACTGGTAAGATCATCGCCGGGTTTGTGCTGGGCACCAAGCGCCTGTATGATTTCGTTCACGATAACCCGATCTGCGAATTTCACCCGACGGAGTATGTCAACAACCCCAGCGTGATTGCCCAGAACGCGCGGATGGTAGCGATCAACAGCGCGCTGGAGGTTGATCTCACCGGCCAGGTGTGCGCTGACAGCATGGGCCACTACTTCTACAGCGGCGTAGGCGGCCAGCTTGACTTCATCCGGGGAGCAGGGCGGTCGGAAGGGGGCGTGCCGATCATCGCCCTGCCGGCGACGGCCAAAGGTGGCACGGTTAGCCGGATCGTGCCGGAACTGAAGCCGGGGGCTGGCGTCACCACCACGCGCAACGATGTGCACTACATCGTGACGGAGTTTGGCGCGGTTGACCTGTTTGGCGTACCCGTGCGCGAGCGGGCGCGACGGCTGATCAGCATCGCCCACCCCGATTTTCGGGAGGAACTGGCTCGTATCGCCCATGACCGTTACCACCTCAATGTGGGTTGAGGGTCACTTTGATCGCTAA
This sequence is a window from Anaerolineae bacterium. Protein-coding genes within it:
- a CDS encoding acetyl-CoA hydrolase/transferase family protein; translation: MNRNKKPLYLTAEEAVRFVKSGDRVFMTGNCSVPRQLLTALVDYAPSLSNVELVHLLTISDVDYVAPELAGHLRVNAMFIGENVRAAVNDGRSDFTPILLSDVPRLFRRKDKFPINVALVHLSPPDIHGYCSFGVEVGLTKTAAEVADVVIAEVNAQMPRALGDSMIHLNNIDVIVEVDYPVPTVTMTEANELQQQIARHIVELIPDGATLQTGIGGVPDAVLRLLTNHRDLGIHTELFSDGVIDLVEQGVITCRAKTLHTGKIIAGFVLGTKRLYDFVHDNPICEFHPTEYVNNPSVIAQNARMVAINSALEVDLTGQVCADSMGHYFYSGVGGQLDFIRGAGRSEGGVPIIALPATAKGGTVSRIVPELKPGAGVTTTRNDVHYIVTEFGAVDLFGVPVRERARRLISIAHPDFREELARIAHDRYHLNVG